In the genome of Paenarthrobacter ureafaciens, the window CGGTTACCAGCGGCCGTTACGCGGCCGGGGCTGGCAGATGGGACAGGTATAGGAAGAACGGTTCATGAACTGCTCGCGTTTGATGATCCCGCCAAGGCCCGTCGCCTCGCAGCGGCTGCATGGTTCCCCGGCCCGGCCGTACGCATTCAGCGAGCGGGCGAAGTAACCGGAGTCCCCGTTGACGTTGACGTACAGGGAGTCGAAACTCGTGCCGCCGGCGGCCAAGGCTGCGTTCATGACGTCCCGGGCGGCTTCGATGACCCGTTCCGCGTCGCCGCGTCGCAGTTTGTCGGTGGGCCGGGCGTAGTGGAGTCGTGCCTTCCACAGGGCTTCGTCAGCGTAGATGTTGCCTATTCCGGATATGACGGACTGGTCCAGGAGGGCCCGTTTGAGTCCCGTCCTGCGCGCCTTGACCTTCCGGTAAAACTCATCGAAGGAAAAGTTGGGGTCCAGGGGGTCGCGGGCTATGTGCGCCGCTTCCTCTGCAATTTCGGGCAGGGGCGTCTCGCCCAAACCGCCGGGGCCGCCGTCGGGCGTCGGGATGAGGGACGTGACGAACAAGCCGCCAAAGATCCGCTGGTCCACGAACCTGAGCTGCCCGGGCATGCCATCGGACGCGCTCAGCCGGATCCGGACCTTGAGGTGCTTTTCATCCGGCACCTGGGGATCCTGCATCAGCAACTGCCCGCTCATCCCCAAATGCGCCATCAGGGCCGTACCGGGCAAAGCGGTGTCCGAGCCTGCCATGGACAAGGGCATCCACAAGAACTTCCCGCGGCGCACGACGTCCAGCACCGTAGCGCCTTCAAGGTTGCCGATGAAGTCCTCGGTACCCAGTGCATGGCGTCGGATGGACCTGGGGTCCAGGACCTCGACGCCGGTGACCGTGCGGCCGCGAACCCAGCGCGCGAGGCCGCGGCGCACCACTTCTACCTCGGGAAGTTCGGGCATGGATCAGGAAGAAGCCGGTTCGGTGGAGGCTGTGTCCAGCGAATTCAAGGCACGCCAAGCGTCCGCTGCGGCTTCCTGTTCCGCTTCCTTCTTCGAGTGGCCCGAACCCCGCCCATAGGGGGTGCCGCCAATGTTGAGCACGGCTTCGAAGGTGCGGGCGTGGTCCGGCCCGGAACCTTCCACGGCGTAGTGGATGGTGCCGAGTTGCCGGCTGGCTGCCAGCTCCTGGATGCTGGTTTTCCAGTCGGTTCCGGCGCCGAGCGCACCGGCGTCCTTGAGCAGCGGACCCACGAGGCGCATCACCAGTTGGCGCGCGGTTTCCATGTCATTGGAAAGGTAGGTGGCGCCGATCAGCGCTTCCATGGTGTCCGCGAGGATAGAGGCTTTGTTCTTGCCGTCGGTGATCTTTTCGCCCTGGCCAAGGTAAATGAACTCGCCAACGCCGAGCTTGCGGCCGATACCTGCCAAGGCGCGCGTACTCACGACGGCGGAACGCCGCTTTGCGAGCTCACCTTCAGGGAGCTCGGGATGGTCGCGGTACAGGGAATCGGTGACGGAGAATCCCAGGATGGAGTCGCCGAGGAACTCGAGGCGCTCGTTGGTGGGGATACCGCCGTTCTCATACGCGTATGAGCGGTGTGTCAGAGCAAGACGAAGCGTCTCGGTGTCAATGGAGACACCGAGACGCTTCAGAAGCTCTTCAGTTGAAGACATCCTTTGTCAGCCTGGGCGGCAGATTAGGCGTCTGCGACCTTGCGGCCCTTGTATTCAAGGAACAGCGCGGTGCCGGCGGAGTCGGTGACGACCTTTGCCTGGTGCGGCAGGCTGTAGGTGACCTGACCGTTTTCGATGGTCTTGACCAGGTTGGGGGCAGTTGCCTTCCACTGGGCACGGCGTGCGCGCGTGTTTGCGCGAGACATTTTCCGCTTGGGAACAGCCACAGCTATCTCATTTCTCTCTTAGTCCAACAGTTACTAATCAGTTTGCCGGTCAGTCTTAGCCAGATCAGCTAGGGCAGCCCAGCGAGGGTCCAGGACCTCGTGGTGGTGCCCCGGCTCGTCTTCCAGGCGCGCCCCGCATTCGGAGCACAAGCCTTGGCAGTCTTCCCGGCACACCGGCTGGAACGGCAGCATGGTGACTACTGCGTCCCGCAACACCGGCTCAAGATCGATCAGATCGTGCTCGACTCGACGTTGCTCTTCATCGTCTTCCCCGTCCGAAAGCTCTTCGCCTTCGTAGAAGAAAAGTTCTTGCACATTGACCTCAAGGTCATACGCAAGGGGATCCAGGCATCGACCGCATTCGCCAGTTACTCCGACGATTGCGGTTCCGGATACCAGAATTCCTTCGTGTACGGCCTCAAGCCGGAGATCGAGCTCGACATCCGAGCCTTCCTCCACGCCAATGAGTGCCACACCAAGGTCACTTGGTGCAGGCACATGCTCCTTGAGTGTCCGCATGGTTCCTGGACTGCGTCCAAGGTCCTTGACTACCAGCGCCAAGGGCGAACTTGCATCTCGCTTAATGAGAACTCCTGTAGAACATATGACCGACGTACCATCTTAGCCTGATCACGTGCGAGGACTCAAACCGGCGACGGGCGCGTAAATGCGCCAACGTGTTCAGTTTGGGAATTGCGCGCGAACGGCTGCGGGCACGGCTTAAAGCCTACCCCTTACGTTGCTGTTCTGCCGAAGGCTCGCCCGCGAGCAGTCGTCGAAGGACGGATTTGGGCACGAAATCCGAGATGTCGCCCCCCAGGACGTTGACCTCTTTGATGAGCGTCGAGGAGAGATGGACGTAGTGCGCCTCGGCGGGCAGGAAGACCGTTTCGACGCCGGTAAGCTGCCGGTTCATGGTGGCCATGGGCAACTCGTAATCGAAATCCGAGGAGGACCGCAGTCCCTTCACGATGGCCGAGACGCCCCTGTGGCGGCAGTACTCCGCCAGCAGGCCTTCACCCATGGGTTCGACGATGATGCCACGCAAGGACGCCAAGGTTTCCCTGGCCATCTCCATGCGGTCCTCGAGGCTGAAGCGGTACTTCTTGGCGTAGTTGGTGGATACCGCCACAATGACCTCGTCAAACAGCCCGGCCGCGCGGGCAATGACTTCAAGATGTCCGTTGTGGATGGGGTCAAAGGATCCGGGGCAAACCGCACGTCTCATGACACGAACCTACCCCAAAGCTTCGCCGGGA includes:
- a CDS encoding YceD family protein, which translates into the protein MALVVKDLGRSPGTMRTLKEHVPAPSDLGVALIGVEEGSDVELDLRLEAVHEGILVSGTAIVGVTGECGRCLDPLAYDLEVNVQELFFYEGEELSDGEDDEEQRRVEHDLIDLEPVLRDAVVTMLPFQPVCREDCQGLCSECGARLEDEPGHHHEVLDPRWAALADLAKTDRQTD
- the rpmF gene encoding 50S ribosomal protein L32; protein product: MAVPKRKMSRANTRARRAQWKATAPNLVKTIENGQVTYSLPHQAKVVTDSAGTALFLEYKGRKVADA
- the rnc gene encoding ribonuclease III, producing MSSTEELLKRLGVSIDTETLRLALTHRSYAYENGGIPTNERLEFLGDSILGFSVTDSLYRDHPELPEGELAKRRSAVVSTRALAGIGRKLGVGEFIYLGQGEKITDGKNKASILADTMEALIGATYLSNDMETARQLVMRLVGPLLKDAGALGAGTDWKTSIQELAASRQLGTIHYAVEGSGPDHARTFEAVLNIGGTPYGRGSGHSKKEAEQEAAADAWRALNSLDTASTEPASS
- the coaD gene encoding pantetheine-phosphate adenylyltransferase, yielding MRRAVCPGSFDPIHNGHLEVIARAAGLFDEVIVAVSTNYAKKYRFSLEDRMEMARETLASLRGIIVEPMGEGLLAEYCRHRGVSAIVKGLRSSSDFDYELPMATMNRQLTGVETVFLPAEAHYVHLSSTLIKEVNVLGGDISDFVPKSVLRRLLAGEPSAEQQRKG
- the mutM gene encoding bifunctional DNA-formamidopyrimidine glycosylase/DNA-(apurinic or apyrimidinic site) lyase: MPELPEVEVVRRGLARWVRGRTVTGVEVLDPRSIRRHALGTEDFIGNLEGATVLDVVRRGKFLWMPLSMAGSDTALPGTALMAHLGMSGQLLMQDPQVPDEKHLKVRIRLSASDGMPGQLRFVDQRIFGGLFVTSLIPTPDGGPGGLGETPLPEIAEEAAHIARDPLDPNFSFDEFYRKVKARRTGLKRALLDQSVISGIGNIYADEALWKARLHYARPTDKLRRGDAERVIEAARDVMNAALAAGGTSFDSLYVNVNGDSGYFARSLNAYGRAGEPCSRCEATGLGGIIKREQFMNRSSYTCPICQPRPRNGRW